From the Sebastes fasciatus isolate fSebFas1 chromosome 3, fSebFas1.pri, whole genome shotgun sequence genome, one window contains:
- the LOC141763916 gene encoding uncharacterized protein LOC141763916 isoform X3, protein MDLISKPRSKSIVWLYFGLKADERGQPLNQGEAICRLCRKIVLAKGGNTTNLRSHLRRRHRADFFENISSTTSGALFDSQGLDLNHDEFFEDVPFLQSATNTNYVPDAVLPPGEPWLHGGPSRAVLSLPSCLCLCGDVGSGMSGPGSSGDEQMGEIKVYAKCHLQQGVMFGPFVGEVCRGQMPSNLKYAWAIRDDAAFIYVDASDESKSNWMRYVTYTSREEGHNLVIFQFYRHIYYKVSQPITEGAELRVWIGKDYATLLGLGMGDNVKCEIGDKETFLRLLQDIQLVTLPEPSSSSLWSDHSQSQSPMLVISDVTTMSNPDAVGDLGMIPGSAFPPLISLPSPSSHILEKYDFMPGSEKLLSNPNATQNSPWYFFGLEPDPTGRPLDRSTAVCKLCGEHVGCGGGGAADLQNHLTGKHHIRPPRDSNKDRCLPTIAQQRPQPMMVNSGLVSTLPQVSSTHVTNAIANFLIMDLLPPALVEGDGFKQLIHTLLPSYKELPSPRQLGNLLKEHHAKGKTSLALLLRKKRASSEHEDIPDYTAPMEFETRRRGRPPSHRREVPHFVTVSVDVWFHNWQGNTERYLTLWAHYIDCSFRFQNLALATQRLTESGGKDYSLQAVEAQVKVMAQEWGISQPNLVLLGGEGRNKMRPGPKKSVKSGEATGSVPHPNSTTFLEREEPVSPEEPRGSEHGHSSEGLPSVPCFFSAVQGCIEEVMSHSVISKTLGQFQGVLATLFLPHAQIKGSYQQHHAQSLLQTLTKQERAELKSWAHSRPTWNKLYLLLSMLTKHKSLFCDMLREIKSEGLSSEDAGSETSSSGSCYANSTSNTSSTSVASLRSEWRVVEELCLVLRPLDVACRTLAKEAFPRLSLIKPILTGLLSRHLVPRTGDSSSILKEVKRMMRRNLASCYENPVVNRVLCVACSLDPQFHGLGFMEEKEQTATFDWLKKEAVRIVKEDRRRNQGPKQSQSKRSPSPASPESESDLLRRSKRLKESRPINFREMDYEDEESDAWEPDESEPADPGPQGGLSGMEYLLGDLFCSAPKSRQSSVEESVDMEMSVFRADKGASLGVEPLQWWRTKAVQFPLLATVARAYLAAPAVAGSAAQNFTQEGAGATYRKRANIPPESLDSILFLHHNHMPTTEGGHAAARNDDKNSGIERIQ, encoded by the exons ATGGATCTGATCAGTAAACCGAGGAGCAAGTCAATCGTGTGGTTGTATTTTGGCTTGAAAGCAGATGAGAGGGGACAACCTTTGAACCAGGGCGAGGCCATCTGTCGTCTGTGTCGAAAAATAGTACTTGCAAAAGGTGGAAACACCACGAATCTGAGAAGTCATCTGAGACGGCGACATCGTGCTGATTTCTTCGAGAACATTTCTTCCACGACCTCTGGAGCTTTGTTTGATTCTCAAG GTTTGGATTTAAACCATGACGAATTCTTCGAGGATGTTCCGTTTCTCCAGTCAGCGACAAACACAAACTACGTTCCAGACGCCGTGCTACCGCCCGGAGAGCCGTGGCTCCATGGCGGCCCCTCCCGGGCGGTGCTGTCCCTGCCCTCCTGCCTGTGCCTGTGCGGAGACGTTGGGTCGGGGATGTCTGGTCCTGGATCTTCTGGCGATGAACAGATGGGAGAGATTAAAGTCTATGCCAAGTGTCACCTACAACAGGGCGTCATGTTTGGGCCGTTTGTAGGAGAAGTGTGCAGAGGACAAATGCCGAGCAACCTCAAATACGCCTGGGCT ATCAGAGATGATGCTGCTTTTATCTACGTCGACGCTTCTGATGAAAGCAAATCTAACTGGATGAG GTATGTAACGTATACCAGCCGTGAGGAGGGACACAACCTGGTCATCTTCCAGTTCTACCGCCACATCTACTACAAGGTTTCCCAGCCCATCACGGAGGGAGCAGAGCTCAGGGTCTGGATCGGCAAGGATTACGCCACCTTGCTGGGCCTCGGTATGG gtgacaatgtgaaatgtgaaattgGAGACAAAGAGACATTCCTGCGCCTTCTGCAAGACATCCAGTTGGTCACCCTCCCAGAGCCCAGCAGCTCGTCTCTTTGGTCAGACCACAGCCAGTCACAGAGCCCCATGCTTGTCATCAGTGACGTGACAACGATGTCAAACCCGGACGCAGTCGGCGACTTGGGCATGATTCCCGGCTCTGCCTTCCCCCCCCTGATCTCCTTGCCGTCCCCAAGCTCTCATATATTAGAAAAGTACGACTTTATGCCTGGAAGTGAGAAACTGCTGAGTAACCCAAACGCCACACAGAACAGCCCGTGGTACTTTTTCGGGTTGGAGCCGGACCCTACGGGTCGGCCTCTAGACCGGAGCACTGCGGTGTGTAAGCTGTGTGGGGAACATGTGggctgtggaggaggaggagcagcggaTCTCCAAAACCACCTGACCGGCAAGCACCACATCAGACCTCCACGTGACAGTAACAAGGATCGATGTCTTCCGACAATAG CTCAGCAACGCCCACAGCCAATGATGGTAAACAGCGGCCTGGTCAGTACACTCCCCCAGGTGTCGTCCACTCATGTGACCAATGCCATCGCCAACTTCCTCATCATGGATCTCCTGCCCCCGGCTCTGGTAGAAGGGGACGGCTTCAAACAGCTGATCCACACCCTCCTGCCCTCCTACAAGGAGCTGCCTTCACCTCGCCAGCTCGGGAACCTCCTCAAAGAACACCACGCCAAAGGCAAGACGAGCCTGGCTCTGCTGCTGAGGAAGAAACGGGCAAGCAGCGAACACGAGGATATACCTGACTACACTGCTCCCATGGAGTTTGAGACCAGGAGACGCGGGCGACCTCCCAGCCATCGGAGGGAAGTGCCTCACTTTGTCACCGTGAGTGTGGATGTTTGGTTCCACAACTGGCAGGGCAACACCGAGAGGTACCTCACCCTCTGGGCACATTACATAGACTGTAGTTTTAGATTTCAGAACCTGGCCCTGGCAACCCAAAGACTGACAGAGAGTGGTGGGAAAGACTACAGCCTTCAAGCAGTGGAGGCTCAAGTGAAAGTGATGGCTCAGGAGTGGGGAATCTCCCAGCCTAATCTGGTCCTGCTGGGAGGGGAAGGAAGGAACAAGATGAGGCCGGGGCCAAAGAAGAGCGTGAAAAGTGGAGAAGCTACGGGAAGCGTCCCTCACCCGAACTCAACGACATTTCTCGAGAGGGAGGAGCCCGTGTCACCCGAGGAACCGCGTGGCTCGGAGCACGGCCATTCTAGCGAAGGACTGCCGTCTGTGCCGTGTTTCTTCAGCGCCGTGCAAGGCTGCATAGAGGAAGTGATGTCACACTCTGTCATCTCCAAGACCCTCGGCCAATTCCAGGGTGTTCTCGCGACCCTGTTCTTGCCACACGCTCAAATCAAAGGCTCGTATCAGCAGCACCACGCCCAGAGTCTGTTGCAGACCCTGACGAAACAAGAACGGGCGGAGCTGAAGTCGTGGGCTCACAGCCGGCCGACGTGGAATAAGCTGTACCTTCTGCTGAGCATGCTCACCAAACACAAAAGCCTTTTCTGTGATATGCTAAGAGAGATTAAAAGCGAGGGCTTGTCTTCGGAAGACGCCGGTTCAGAAACCAGTTCGTCTGGCAGCTGCTACGCAAACTCCACCTCCAACACATCCTCAACGAGCGTCGCGTCTTTGCGGTCTGAATGGAGGGTCGTGGAGGAGCTGTGTTTGGTTCTCAGACCCCTGGACGTGGCGTGTCGAACTCTCGCCAAGGAGGCGTTCCCCCGCCTGTCCCTCATTAAACCCATTCTCACGGGCCTGCTCTCCCGCCACCTCGTGCCGCGGACGGGAGATTCATCATCCATCCtgaaggaggtgaagaggatgATGAGGCGGAACTTGGCGAGCTGTTATGAAAACCCCGTTGTCAACAGGGTTCTGTGTGTGGCGTGTTCCCTCGACCCCCAGTTCCACGGGCTGGGGTTCATGGAGGAAAAG GAGCAGACAGCCACTTTTGATTGGCTGAAGAAAGAGGCTGTGAGGATTGtgaaggaggacaggaggagaaacCAGGGTCCGAAGCAAAGCCAGAGCAAGAGAAGCCCCTCACCTGCGTCGCCAGAGTCCGAGAGCGACCTCCTACGGAGGAGCAAGCGCCTCAAAGAATCCCGCCCGATTAACTTCCGAGAGATGGACTATGAAGATGAAGAGAGTGACGCGTGGGAGCCTGATGAGAGCGAGCCGGCAGATCCAGGCCCTCAGGGCGGACTCTCTGGTATGGAGTACCTCCTGGGAGACCTGTTCTGCTCCGCCCCCAAGAGCAGGCAGAGCTCCGTGGAGGAGTCCGTAGACATGGAGATGTCCGTCTTCAGAGCCGACAAGGGGGCCTCGCTGGGGGTGGAGCCGCTGCAGTGGTGGAGGACGAAGGCGGTGCAGTTCCCACTGTTGGCCACAGTGGCACGGGCCTACCTGGCGGCCCCGGCAGTGGCAGGTAGCGCTGCGCAGAACTTTACGCAGGAAGGAGCGGGAGCCACGTACAGGAAGAGAGCCAACATACCACCAGAAAGTTTGGACTCCATCTTGTTTCTACACCACAACCACATGCCCACCACGGAGGGCGGGCACGCAGCAGCTAGGAATGACGACAAGAACAGTGGGATTGAAAGGAtccaataa
- the LOC141763916 gene encoding uncharacterized protein LOC141763916 isoform X1 has product MELTANSMNAELKESLLFEPDVRTIEEVILKEEDESQDEEDYDLTLNAADLCRHALVTDLELDELEDSRTVSKLTKKQTIWAVNCFTGWMETQGLQVVDLATVDKTDLNGLLRHFYGSVRNSKGELYGIPSYIALRAGLNRYFKEPPVSRPVSLMRDVEFMSANKVFLGVLKRIRKAGRDITSHHQALSPDDIRILRHSRAMDTSTPRGLLSKVWFDIQVHFGRRGKQANRSLRPDSFVIRKDERGLRYCTPFFVDETRNHIQKDRCSMFEKPGSEFCPITSLLKYLSKLPSNATALYLQPKKEVVDEMWYSHLPLGVNYLGSMLSRMSKEAGTSVIYTNHCIRNTPFQQLCDAGLEGRKVIPVIVHRSESSLQSHQTPPVGSCKPWSESKSTGPAGLDLNHDEFFEDVPFLQSATNTNYVPDAVLPPGEPWLHGGPSRAVLSLPSCLCLCGDVGSGMSGPGSSGDEQMGEIKVYAKCHLQQGVMFGPFVGEVCRGQMPSNLKYAWAIRDDAAFIYVDASDESKSNWMRYVTYTSREEGHNLVIFQFYRHIYYKVSQPITEGAELRVWIGKDYATLLGLGMGDNVKCEIGDKETFLRLLQDIQLVTLPEPSSSSLWSDHSQSQSPMLVISDVTTMSNPDAVGDLGMIPGSAFPPLISLPSPSSHILEKYDFMPGSEKLLSNPNATQNSPWYFFGLEPDPTGRPLDRSTAVCKLCGEHVGCGGGGAADLQNHLTGKHHIRPPRDSNKDRCLPTIAQQRPQPMMVNSGLVSTLPQVSSTHVTNAIANFLIMDLLPPALVEGDGFKQLIHTLLPSYKELPSPRQLGNLLKEHHAKGKTSLALLLRKKRASSEHEDIPDYTAPMEFETRRRGRPPSHRREVPHFVTVSVDVWFHNWQGNTERYLTLWAHYIDCSFRFQNLALATQRLTESGGKDYSLQAVEAQVKVMAQEWGISQPNLVLLGGEGRNKMRPGPKKSVKSGEATGSVPHPNSTTFLEREEPVSPEEPRGSEHGHSSEGLPSVPCFFSAVQGCIEEVMSHSVISKTLGQFQGVLATLFLPHAQIKGSYQQHHAQSLLQTLTKQERAELKSWAHSRPTWNKLYLLLSMLTKHKSLFCDMLREIKSEGLSSEDAGSETSSSGSCYANSTSNTSSTSVASLRSEWRVVEELCLVLRPLDVACRTLAKEAFPRLSLIKPILTGLLSRHLVPRTGDSSSILKEVKRMMRRNLASCYENPVVNRVLCVACSLDPQFHGLGFMEEKEQTATFDWLKKEAVRIVKEDRRRNQGPKQSQSKRSPSPASPESESDLLRRSKRLKESRPINFREMDYEDEESDAWEPDESEPADPGPQGGLSGMEYLLGDLFCSAPKSRQSSVEESVDMEMSVFRADKGASLGVEPLQWWRTKAVQFPLLATVARAYLAAPAVAGSAAQNFTQEGAGATYRKRANIPPESLDSILFLHHNHMPTTEGGHAAARNDDKNSGIERIQ; this is encoded by the exons atggagctaacagctaacagtatGAATGCAGAGCTGAAGGAGTCTCTACTGTTTGAGCCTGATGTGAGAACTATAGAGGAGGTTATTCTCAAAGAAGAGGATGAGTCACAAGATGAGGAAGACTATGATTTAACACTAAATGCAGCTGACCTTTGCAGACATGCACTGGTGACAGACTTGGAACTGGATGAACTGGAGGACAGCAGGACCGTAAGTAAGCTCACAAAGAAGCAGACGATATGGGCTGTGAACTGCTTCACCGGCTGGATGGAGACCCAGGGGCTCCAGGTGGTGGACCTGGCTACAGTGGACAAGACTGACCTGAACGGGCTGCTGAGACACTTCTACGGATCGGTACGAAACAGCAAAGGAGAGCTGTATGGGATCCCTAGTTACATTGCGCTGAGAGCCGGACTGAACCGTTACTTCAAAGAGCCTCCTGTCAGCAGGCCCGTGAGCTTAATGAGAGATGTTGAGTTCATGTCAGCCAACAAGGTGTTCTTGGGAGTGCTCAAGAGAATCAGGAAGGCCGGTCGAGACATAACATCACACCATCAGGCACTGTCTCCGGATGATATTCGCATCCTCAGACACTCCCGTGCGATGGACACCAGCACTCCGAGAGGACTTCTGAGCAAAGTCTGGTTTGATATTCAGGTACATTTTGGCCGCAGAGGGAAGCAGGCCAACAGGAGTCTGAGGCCAGATTCGTTTGTAATCAGAAAAGATGAGAGAGGTCTGAGATACTGCACGCCGTTTTTCGTCGACGAGACAAGAAATCACATTCAGAAGGACAGGTGCTCTATGTTCGAGAAGCCGGGAAGTGAATTCTGTCCCATTACTTCTCTGTTAAAGTACCTGAGCAAGCTCCCATCCAACGCAACCGCCCTCTACTTGCAGCCCAAGAAGGAAGTCGTAGATGAGATGTGGTACAGCCACCTCCCCCTAGGAGTCAATTACCTGGGCTCAATGTTGTCTCGCATGTCTAAAGAAGCTGGCACATCAGTCATCTATACCAATCACTGCATCAGAAACACACCCTTTCAACAACTGTGTGACGCAGGGCTGGAGGGAAGGAAAGTTATTCCAGTCATTGTGCACAG GTCTGAAAGCTCCCTCCAAAGTCACCAGACGCCGCCCGTCGGGAGCTGCAAGCCGTGGAGCGAGAGCAAATCAACTGGCCCAGCAG GTTTGGATTTAAACCATGACGAATTCTTCGAGGATGTTCCGTTTCTCCAGTCAGCGACAAACACAAACTACGTTCCAGACGCCGTGCTACCGCCCGGAGAGCCGTGGCTCCATGGCGGCCCCTCCCGGGCGGTGCTGTCCCTGCCCTCCTGCCTGTGCCTGTGCGGAGACGTTGGGTCGGGGATGTCTGGTCCTGGATCTTCTGGCGATGAACAGATGGGAGAGATTAAAGTCTATGCCAAGTGTCACCTACAACAGGGCGTCATGTTTGGGCCGTTTGTAGGAGAAGTGTGCAGAGGACAAATGCCGAGCAACCTCAAATACGCCTGGGCT ATCAGAGATGATGCTGCTTTTATCTACGTCGACGCTTCTGATGAAAGCAAATCTAACTGGATGAG GTATGTAACGTATACCAGCCGTGAGGAGGGACACAACCTGGTCATCTTCCAGTTCTACCGCCACATCTACTACAAGGTTTCCCAGCCCATCACGGAGGGAGCAGAGCTCAGGGTCTGGATCGGCAAGGATTACGCCACCTTGCTGGGCCTCGGTATGG gtgacaatgtgaaatgtgaaattgGAGACAAAGAGACATTCCTGCGCCTTCTGCAAGACATCCAGTTGGTCACCCTCCCAGAGCCCAGCAGCTCGTCTCTTTGGTCAGACCACAGCCAGTCACAGAGCCCCATGCTTGTCATCAGTGACGTGACAACGATGTCAAACCCGGACGCAGTCGGCGACTTGGGCATGATTCCCGGCTCTGCCTTCCCCCCCCTGATCTCCTTGCCGTCCCCAAGCTCTCATATATTAGAAAAGTACGACTTTATGCCTGGAAGTGAGAAACTGCTGAGTAACCCAAACGCCACACAGAACAGCCCGTGGTACTTTTTCGGGTTGGAGCCGGACCCTACGGGTCGGCCTCTAGACCGGAGCACTGCGGTGTGTAAGCTGTGTGGGGAACATGTGggctgtggaggaggaggagcagcggaTCTCCAAAACCACCTGACCGGCAAGCACCACATCAGACCTCCACGTGACAGTAACAAGGATCGATGTCTTCCGACAATAG CTCAGCAACGCCCACAGCCAATGATGGTAAACAGCGGCCTGGTCAGTACACTCCCCCAGGTGTCGTCCACTCATGTGACCAATGCCATCGCCAACTTCCTCATCATGGATCTCCTGCCCCCGGCTCTGGTAGAAGGGGACGGCTTCAAACAGCTGATCCACACCCTCCTGCCCTCCTACAAGGAGCTGCCTTCACCTCGCCAGCTCGGGAACCTCCTCAAAGAACACCACGCCAAAGGCAAGACGAGCCTGGCTCTGCTGCTGAGGAAGAAACGGGCAAGCAGCGAACACGAGGATATACCTGACTACACTGCTCCCATGGAGTTTGAGACCAGGAGACGCGGGCGACCTCCCAGCCATCGGAGGGAAGTGCCTCACTTTGTCACCGTGAGTGTGGATGTTTGGTTCCACAACTGGCAGGGCAACACCGAGAGGTACCTCACCCTCTGGGCACATTACATAGACTGTAGTTTTAGATTTCAGAACCTGGCCCTGGCAACCCAAAGACTGACAGAGAGTGGTGGGAAAGACTACAGCCTTCAAGCAGTGGAGGCTCAAGTGAAAGTGATGGCTCAGGAGTGGGGAATCTCCCAGCCTAATCTGGTCCTGCTGGGAGGGGAAGGAAGGAACAAGATGAGGCCGGGGCCAAAGAAGAGCGTGAAAAGTGGAGAAGCTACGGGAAGCGTCCCTCACCCGAACTCAACGACATTTCTCGAGAGGGAGGAGCCCGTGTCACCCGAGGAACCGCGTGGCTCGGAGCACGGCCATTCTAGCGAAGGACTGCCGTCTGTGCCGTGTTTCTTCAGCGCCGTGCAAGGCTGCATAGAGGAAGTGATGTCACACTCTGTCATCTCCAAGACCCTCGGCCAATTCCAGGGTGTTCTCGCGACCCTGTTCTTGCCACACGCTCAAATCAAAGGCTCGTATCAGCAGCACCACGCCCAGAGTCTGTTGCAGACCCTGACGAAACAAGAACGGGCGGAGCTGAAGTCGTGGGCTCACAGCCGGCCGACGTGGAATAAGCTGTACCTTCTGCTGAGCATGCTCACCAAACACAAAAGCCTTTTCTGTGATATGCTAAGAGAGATTAAAAGCGAGGGCTTGTCTTCGGAAGACGCCGGTTCAGAAACCAGTTCGTCTGGCAGCTGCTACGCAAACTCCACCTCCAACACATCCTCAACGAGCGTCGCGTCTTTGCGGTCTGAATGGAGGGTCGTGGAGGAGCTGTGTTTGGTTCTCAGACCCCTGGACGTGGCGTGTCGAACTCTCGCCAAGGAGGCGTTCCCCCGCCTGTCCCTCATTAAACCCATTCTCACGGGCCTGCTCTCCCGCCACCTCGTGCCGCGGACGGGAGATTCATCATCCATCCtgaaggaggtgaagaggatgATGAGGCGGAACTTGGCGAGCTGTTATGAAAACCCCGTTGTCAACAGGGTTCTGTGTGTGGCGTGTTCCCTCGACCCCCAGTTCCACGGGCTGGGGTTCATGGAGGAAAAG GAGCAGACAGCCACTTTTGATTGGCTGAAGAAAGAGGCTGTGAGGATTGtgaaggaggacaggaggagaaacCAGGGTCCGAAGCAAAGCCAGAGCAAGAGAAGCCCCTCACCTGCGTCGCCAGAGTCCGAGAGCGACCTCCTACGGAGGAGCAAGCGCCTCAAAGAATCCCGCCCGATTAACTTCCGAGAGATGGACTATGAAGATGAAGAGAGTGACGCGTGGGAGCCTGATGAGAGCGAGCCGGCAGATCCAGGCCCTCAGGGCGGACTCTCTGGTATGGAGTACCTCCTGGGAGACCTGTTCTGCTCCGCCCCCAAGAGCAGGCAGAGCTCCGTGGAGGAGTCCGTAGACATGGAGATGTCCGTCTTCAGAGCCGACAAGGGGGCCTCGCTGGGGGTGGAGCCGCTGCAGTGGTGGAGGACGAAGGCGGTGCAGTTCCCACTGTTGGCCACAGTGGCACGGGCCTACCTGGCGGCCCCGGCAGTGGCAGGTAGCGCTGCGCAGAACTTTACGCAGGAAGGAGCGGGAGCCACGTACAGGAAGAGAGCCAACATACCACCAGAAAGTTTGGACTCCATCTTGTTTCTACACCACAACCACATGCCCACCACGGAGGGCGGGCACGCAGCAGCTAGGAATGACGACAAGAACAGTGGGATTGAAAGGAtccaataa